Proteins found in one Phalacrocorax carbo chromosome 14, bPhaCar2.1, whole genome shotgun sequence genomic segment:
- the PCK1 gene encoding phosphoenolpyruvate carboxykinase, cytosolic [GTP], which yields MPPQLKADVNVMPKVVQGDLQSLPAEARDFIENNAKLCQPDSIHICDGSEEENKKILDIMVEQGMIKKLSKYENCWLALTDPRDVARIESKTVIITQEQRDTTPVPKTGTSQLGRWMSEEDFEKAFNTRFPGCMQGRTMYVIPFSMGPIGSPLSKIGIELTDSPYVVASMRIMTRMGTAVLKALSNGEFVKCLHSVGCPLPLKEPLINNWPCNPELTLIAHLPDRREIVSFGSGYGGNSLLGKKCFALRIASRIAKEEGWLAEHMLILGITNPEGEKKYFAAAFPSACGKTNLAMMNPSLPGWKIECVGDDIAWMKFDEQGNLRAINPENGFFGVAPGTSVKTNPNAIKTIFKNTIFTNVAETSDGGVYWEGMDEPLPPGVTLTSWKNKDWTPDNGEPCAHPNSRFCTPASQCPILDPAWESPEGVPIEGIIFGGRRPAGVPLVYEAFNWQHGVFIGAAMRSEATAAAEHKGKIIMHDPFAMRPFFGYNFGKYLAHWLSMAHRPAAKLPRIFHVNWFRKDSQGKFLWPGYGENSRVLEWMFNRIEGKASAKPTAIGYIPADAALNLKGLEDVKLTELFDISKEFWEKEVEEIKQYFEVQVNADLPYEIEREMLALEMRIKQL from the exons ATGCCCCCACAGTTGAAAGCAGATGTAAATGTCATGCCCAAGGTTGTCCAGGGGGATTTGCAGAGCCTGCCTGCAGAAGCAAGGGATTTCATTGAAAATAATGCCAAGCTGTGCCAACCTGACAGCATTCATATCTGCGATGGCTcggaagaagaaaacaaaaaaattctggaTATCATGGTAGAACAAGGCATGATCAAGAAGCTGAGCAAGTATGAGAATTG CTGGTTGGCTCTCACTGATCCAAGAGACGTGGCAAGAATTGAGAGCAAAACTGTCATCATCACTCAAGAACAGAGAGATACCACTCCAGTCCCTAAAACTGGAACTAGCCAGCTGGGTCGCTGGATGTCTGAAGAAGATTTTGAGAAAGCCTTCAATACCAGGTTCCCAGGCTGCATGCAAG GACGTACAATGTATGTCATCCCCTTCAGCATGGGGCCTATTGGGTCTCCTTTGTCCAAGATTGGGATTGAGCTGACAGATTCACCGTATGTAGTGGCCAGTATGAGGATCATGACTCGGATGGGAACAGCTGTTTTGAAAGCCCTGAGCAACGGGGAATTTGTAAAATGCCTTCACTCGGTTGGATGTCCTCTGCCGCTAAAAG AACCATTAATCAACAACTGGCCGTGCAACCCGGAGCTAACATTGATTGCCCATCTCCCGGATCGCAGAGAGATCGTTTCATTTGGCAGCGGTTACGGAGGAAACTccttactggggaaaaaatgctttgctcTCAGAATTGCCAGCAGAATTGCCAAAGAGGAAGGCTGGCTAGCTGAGCACATGCTG ATCCTGGGCATTACCAATCCAGAAGGtgaaaagaagtattttgcTGCAGCATTCCCTAGTGCGTGTGGAAAAACTAACTTGGCCATGATGAACCCAAGCCTGCCAGGATGGAAAATTGAGTGTGTGGGTGATGATATTGCCTGGATGAAATTTGATGAACAAG GCAACTTAAGGGCTATCAACccagaaaatggctttttcGGTGTCGCCCCTGGAACCTCAGTCAAAACAAACCCCAATGCTATCAAAACCATATTCAAGAACACCATCTTTACCAATGTGGCAGAAACCAGTGATGGAGGCGTCTATTGGGAAGGCATGGATGAGCCATTACCACCAGGAGTAACACTGACTTCATGGAAGAACAAAGATTGGACCCCAGATAACG GGGAACCCTGTGCTCACCCCAACTCACGATTCTGCACTCCAGCCAGCCAGTGCCCCATCCTGGACCCTGCATGGGAATCACCCGAAGGCGTGCCCATTGAAGGGATAATATTTGGAGGCCGCAGACCTGCTG GTGTGCCTCTTGTATATGAGGCCTTTAACTGGCAGCATGGAGTATTTATAGGAGCAGCTATGAGATCTGAAGCAACAGCCGCTGCTGAGCACAAAG GCAAAATCATTATGCACGATCCATTTGCCATGAGACCGTTCTTTGGCTACAACTTTGGCAAATACTTGGCCCACTGGCTCAGCATGGCACATCGTCCAGCTGCAAAACTACCAAGGATCTTTCATGTTAACTGGTTCCGGAAAGACAGCCAAGGGAAATTTTTGTGGCCTGGCTATGGAGAGAATTCCCGTGTGCTAGAGTGGATGTTCAACAGAATTGAAGGGAAAGCCTCTGCCAAACCAACTGCCATAGGTTACATCCCTGCTGATGCTGCTTTGAACCTGAAGGGTTTAGAAGATGTCAAGTTGACCGAACTGTTTGATATCTCCAAAGAGTTCTGGGAAAAGGAAGTAGAAGAAATCAAACAATACTTTGAAGTGCAAGTTAATGCTGACCTTCCCTATGaaatagaaagagaaatgcttgCCTTAGAGATGAGGATAAAACAGTTGTAG